The Aneurinibacillus migulanus genome contains the following window.
GTCAGGCAAACTACCCTGATTCAATATGGCAACAAGAGAAAAAGAAATCATAAGTACGCTTAAAGTTACAGGGTTAAACGGAGCCGTAAACAAGGAAGAATTACCAAGAAACGCACCTACATCAAGAAAGAGCAGGAGAACAATATTCAATATAAACAATCCTTTACTCCTCCATAACCAGAAAAAACATAAGCCGAACAGTATTTCAAGCATCCCCGCTCCAGTCAAGACGATAGAAGCCCCATTCTCTGGCACAAGCCCTGTTCCCTTCAACAGAGCCAACTCCTCCGGGTTCTTATATAGTAGCTTTGGTACGGCGCCCTGGTATATCCATGTGAAAGCAAGCGTCCATACAATAATACATTGTATAACGCTCCGCAGCAGGGAAAGTTTCGGGTCCATTCCCTGCTCCAGCCATAACCGTAGACGCTCAAAGCTCCAGGCAGTAGCCCAACCCATCAATGGACGAAAAATCAGCGCGTCAAACCATGTGCCAGCCATACCGAACCTTGTCTGATAATCGTATTGTGTAAGGAAACGGCCCCCCCCTTCTTCGGGTATGTATTTCCAATATCCGCTTCCTTTTTTTATGAGAGAAACTGGCTGATCGGTCCAGAATTTCAAAGCCGACGTTCTCTCGCCGGTTTCTTTCACATGGGAACCTACACTTTCTCCTTCTCCGGCAATAGAAAGTCCAAACCCGATCTGCGTTTCGTATAAAAAACGTTGCGGCGATGCTTCATCAGGCCGTGGCATGTATGCAATGCGCGAAAAACGCAAGTCCCATCGCTCATGCTTCTTCGGATCCTGCGTGTATTCCCATAAGGCGTCCGTGTCAGATCGGATAAACGCTTCTACATATATCGGCTTTCTTTTCATGATGTACCCTCTTCTCGCTCTAATTGTTCAAAATACAACCCAGTTTCGCCTCACTTTTTTCCTTATATTAACATGAAAAAAGAGGTTTAACAGTAGCTAACAAGAATTCGGTATGGTTTAACGGCGAGCACAAAACAACCCTCGCTTATGTCCGATAAGCGAGGGTACATTAATCTTTTAAAAGTACTAAGCGAATGTAAGCAAATATTTTTCAGCTAGTTCTGCTGTTTTTTCAGTGAATTCTGTTCCAAATTCTTTGGCCGTATCACTATCATGGCGAGTCCCTAACCAAGCCAACAGCAATAGGCGTCGCAGCATAATAAACGTAGGGATCTCGGATTCTTCTTCCTTTGAAAGGGAACGCACCTTCCGATATCCTTGCAACCACGACGCTACTAAATCAGGTACGTATTCTTTATGCTCAATAAAGCTTACCGCCGCTCCTAAATCATAAAGAAACCAGCCAAATCCGCAATCATCAAAATCGATAACTTTTATTTTCTTTTCCTCAATCAGCAAATTTGCTAGCCGCAAATCTGCATGAATAAGTCCAAATCGTTCTGGCGACTTGCCAAACCGGCCGAGTCTTAAAGAGATCGTATCAGATGCTCTCTGAAATAATTGGGCAAGTCCCGATGTTACATCATACCTATCCTGCCAGCGTCCCCATCTAGGTCGATTGCCAAGCATTGTATCATAATCCCATGTCGCCCTGCATATACTTCTCGAATACTCCCAATTGTTTACTTGTTCATGCAAGAGAGCTGTCACTTCCCCCAGCCTCTCAAATTGAAAAATCAAATTCTTTTCATCCTTATCATCCGGCGCGCTCCCCTGTAAAAAGCTGAACATTACGCAATGAAGCGGGTAAGAGTATCTATCATTTTTCAGTGTCTGCACAAACTTTTTATTTTTTCCGGCTATCGGCTTCGGAACAATAATCGGGGAATTAATCATGATAGATTCTAACCACATGAGCTCTGCTTCTAATTCTTCCTTTGTATGATAACCAGGACGATTTATACGTAAAACTGTCCGTGTCTTTCTCTCCGGATCGACTACTGCAAACGTAGTATTCTCTGAATAATTTAACAGCCGAATATATGAAGAAGGGGAAAGATCATATAATTGTAACGCTCTTTTGGCTAACATATCGGCGAAGACTATATGTTCTTCCTGTGTAAGTTTCTTCGCATTTTGCATAATAAGCCCCCTTATTTAAAAGTAGTAGACAACCATATCAAGCCCCCATATTCCTGTTTATACAGACGATTTATATAAAACTTTTAATGGCTTTTATAGAGCTTCTCGCTTGCTGTATACCGCTCTCCATTCTTGTCAGTAATTCATCGCAAAAGCTCTTATCGCACAGAAGGCCCGGCTTAAACTGAAGAACTCTAGGATCGAGCATCGAATAAATAGCCCATACTCCATTTTCATAAAGTGAGCTCATAACATACCTGGCGCCTTCAGGATGATTGAATACTAGCCCCATCACCAATCCGAGTTGGCGAATGCCCACAAAGAAATCAGGATATTGATGCTGAATCGTTTCCAATCCTTCCCGA
Protein-coding sequences here:
- a CDS encoding DoxX-like family protein, producing MKRKPIYVEAFIRSDTDALWEYTQDPKKHERWDLRFSRIAYMPRPDEASPQRFLYETQIGFGLSIAGEGESVGSHVKETGERTSALKFWTDQPVSLIKKGSGYWKYIPEEGGGRFLTQYDYQTRFGMAGTWFDALIFRPLMGWATAWSFERLRLWLEQGMDPKLSLLRSVIQCIIVWTLAFTWIYQGAVPKLLYKNPEELALLKGTGLVPENGASIVLTGAGMLEILFGLCFFWLWRSKGLFILNIVLLLFLDVGAFLGNSSLFTAPFNPVTLSVLMISFSLVAILNQGSLPDTKRCIRTR
- a CDS encoding phosphotransferase enzyme family protein; protein product: MQNAKKLTQEEHIVFADMLAKRALQLYDLSPSSYIRLLNYSENTTFAVVDPERKTRTVLRINRPGYHTKEELEAELMWLESIMINSPIIVPKPIAGKNKKFVQTLKNDRYSYPLHCVMFSFLQGSAPDDKDEKNLIFQFERLGEVTALLHEQVNNWEYSRSICRATWDYDTMLGNRPRWGRWQDRYDVTSGLAQLFQRASDTISLRLGRFGKSPERFGLIHADLRLANLLIEEKKIKVIDFDDCGFGWFLYDLGAAVSFIEHKEYVPDLVASWLQGYRKVRSLSKEEESEIPTFIMLRRLLLLAWLGTRHDSDTAKEFGTEFTEKTAELAEKYLLTFA